The stretch of DNA gtaagggcaaggccaaagctgaagaaccgtgagaacgagccgatgaagattgtacatgtcggggcgattaggcctggagcgtacgatcctcggaacaacagtgcttttgtaattagtcgctaggcgacaagtattttgtattagacagtaacttttgtaaagtttttttgtaaatgggatcccacagtattttgtatgaaatattttataagtttaattaaaaagtaaaaattttaattaatcacgatttccataaacctcgttgattagcaacgagctgaacagtacgtttaaaaatcacgtaatacgcctatgctagttagggtgttacatcaaaaatttttaaatacacctcattttaataatttttattttatataaaatttatatctttaattgtactaagtttttttaacttttttcttccaattcatattcttaaaaaaaaaatatatacctatcaaataaaaataaagtatatttcaaatattatgacaaaaaaattaaaataaaaaattatatgaaattttcttagaaaaaaaataaaaaatatatctattctatataaagtatacctatataactgaaattcttggtttttgagaattttatgggtgacttttaatttttatttaataaaattataaaatattatttatctataataaaataataataaatatcctaaattaaatatttgaatttgaactgatattaacaATCACCTCAATCAAATATCCTAAAACAATTGAATCAATCTCTGCCCTCAATTAAATATTCTAAAACAATTGAATCAACCTCTACCCTCAATTAGAGAACCATACGAATGTGTATCATTAACTCATTTATAAGCTATAGGCGTCCTGTATCTCCCAGCCATGCGCATACGAATGTGTATCATTAtctcttctttgttttttttttcgaacAATCACAACTTGGCACTTCACTTGGGTTGGGAGGAACCTCCCGCTACTGGATCGGAAAAACCTCCGCCGCCTCCTCCGCCGGAAAAACCGTTGCCTGGGGATTGTTGTGGAAGCGGCTGCGTTCGATGCCTATGGGATATTTATTACGATGAACTTGAGGATTATAACAAGCTTTACAAAACGGATTCGAAGCCTTCGTGAGAAGAAATCAAGATTGATTTGGTTTTTTATACTTCGAAATTTGTTAAATTAATGTTTTAGTTGAGTTGATTGATTTAATTTTGCTGAAGCACTTTGTGTAAAGATTGAAGTTGAATTTGATTTAATTGAACAATAATAAGGTTTCTgctttgtttttcttttgtatGATCATCATATCAAGCAGGATTTATAAGTTGATGTGTAAACAAAAAAAACTGCATTGGAAGTATGTACAGCATACTGGCATGGTTTGCTTCGAGTTTAACTATTTCCCAATCGAATTAATCTCGACCATGATCGCTACTCCACAGAATTTGCTCATCTATCTTGCTGAAATTGTCATCTATGCGCTGCAAGAGAGGGTTGATGTCCAGACAGGTAAAATCACTGTTGATGGCAATATAGATGGTACTGTGTCTTGTATGATGCAAGTACCAACAGTAGAAAGTCTAAAAAAAGGGCCAAGAAATTTATGTAAATCTTCCTCTATATTTAGATGTACAGTCTATCTAAGATATAGAAATCATGGATTTTCTCAATCCTGGCATATCGCATTCGGTATGCTGACTTTGTTTAGGGAAAAGTGATTTTAACCTTTAGAAGAAATTATTGGTTTCTTGATTACAATCTGTTTTTTTCATCAGAATTGGATGTCCATACTCACTACTTAGTCAATAGGAAAAAGTATTCTTTCTCCAACAATCCCTTTAATGATCTGCATTAATATGTTCACGAAACAATAGTACATATTCTTGTTAGCTTCATGTCATCTCTACAAGTAGTTGATCGACATGGATgacattaattttctatttcttttttaGTAGTTGTGCAAGCGAAGATAAAGACGTAAAGCCTCTGCAGGACATGCTTCTTGAAGAACCGGAATTAACAAGATTGGGAAGGTAAGACACTtcaatgaattaaatttaatgtATTATTGCATGCACTGGCATATGTCGTCTAAACATTCACGTTGGTTGAAAATTTTGCAGGATTATGTAAGAAGTCACTGAGTGCTAAAGATGCCTTATCATCCTGTTCTATGGCAGATGGATTTTGGGGTTGGCTGCTGATATTTTTACTTATCATTGTGTTTGGTATGTATATAActtttttgtttaatcattgattattattgtgaaggaagagaagaaaaatagAGAGTAGCTAGAGGAGTGGTGCCTTTAGATTTCTTTTGCTTAGGAAACAAGCTTTTGAATAGTATTGGCTTACAGCTACATGGGGTAGTCTTTCCCATCCCAACTACACAAAGAGTATTTGTAATTTTGTACTCTGTCGTCTTTAACCAAAATATGTATCACTAAAATTTAgcaaaggtttttttttttaaaaaaaaaaaaaaggaaatttagCAAGGCTTATGTTTAAGGTAGGAGAACCAAATATCTGTCAATCTGCCTCGCCGCCCAATCCATCAGAATCCATTTGTATGAAGTCTGGCCATTCAAAATCCGTTGAAATTAGATTGGACCTGTTTATTGGACGGACGGGTTCGAATTGGAGTACTAACTAGGGGTGTACATTAGTCGACAGTTTAtgctatattttatttaatttaatgtaaAGACGGATTACAAAAATCTAAGTGCAATCTAtccaattaagcaaaaagaaaataataacccGCGTAATGAAATTTATCGTTTTGTCGGTTAACCCGTTCAAACCGaccatttttttctaatttttttttttatttttaccttcaaTTGTTATAGTGTAACCCAAAGATAAGTGAAGGCTACCATCTTCAATCTCATGCACTACTCTTcactaatattataattaataagatattgattatattttatgaCTCTTTTTATTGATTACGTAGTCattactatattttttattttgtctaTCTACAGATTTATTTGAAAACAGTTGAATAAATGGCTACAATATATACAACAATTAAGGATATCACCCCAACTACAGAAAGTTGGAAGATTGAAATGAGAGTGTTAGAAAAATTTGGAAAGCGGACAAGCAAGAGTTTACCACTCAAATATCAAAAGCTTATGTTAGCAGataaaaaggtatacaattagtttatttaccgttgaaattgtaaatactctactaataaatgctatatttaCCGAATTCTGACTATAAACACGCtccaacaaattattatttcataaatatatttttttccttaaaatgaACACAGGGTAATGATGTTGAAGCAGTAATATTTGGCACTGAAATTGATGCTAGAGAAAACACTTTGGAAGTGTTCCACACTTACTACATCAGCAACGCTTATGTAAAAGCAACAGCCCCACCTTTCGATAAAAAGCGAGACTACAAATATTCTTGGACATTGAACTCAAGAACAGAAATCGAAGAAATCCAAACAGAAGACAACCAGATATCAGCACCAAACTATGATTTCATTCCGTTTAGCGACCTGCATACACCTAAAGAATTCAGCAAACCAATAGGTATTTACAAtttgatttttatatatatgtattcctCATTGACTaactatttaatatttcaatttattagatattttgGCTATTGCTCTCAAAATGAACCTACCAAAAGAAGTCAACACTCCCTATGGACTACATACAATTCAAGAGATATATTTAATTGATGAAAGGTAAACTATACATTTAATCTACCACTATAAATACACCCTTGTGTTCAtttttattgtgatatattaaatactatttaacaaaatttttggtaatccatttttttatttctttacaaAGTTGTAGCTTCAAACCAGTATGTTTGACGATGTGGGGGTATAAAGTTCACGATGAATGCTTACAAATAGCAGAAGTAATCGAAGAAAGACCCATAATATTGGGATCAAAACTAATTGTTCAAACCAAGAGAGGTTTGCATTAATTAAACTACTGATATTTAAAAgcgaaaattcaaaaattcaattaacacatacattttgatttaggGATGTCTCTATCGTCACGCGACATGAGTACCTTCAAAATCAATCCTCAACTCCTCGAAGCAGAAGCACTAAAGGAATGGTAATACTCATAAAATCAAATACACATACTATTATAGCTACACATttcacaaaaaaatttaaatttttgtatactatatttataataatacttACTCTATTTTAAGGGCGGAGAGCAACGAAACAGAAATTAAAAACGCAATAGCAAACTGCTTGACATACGAATCTTCTCCAAAATCTTTTGATGGATTACACGAAATAGTGACTAACATCTAAATTTCAGAGTTGACGaaaaatcacaaatttgaaCGAGGTAAAAACTACtataatatttactttatgaaattttcgtttcaatatcttactattattaacaccatttgatttggatgtagaaaaaatatttttggattgaggcagcaataaaaataactgacACTCTCCAgaatttttattacatgtcatgtgacgcatgtcataaaaaatagatttatacaatcgcgatgaaaaaatcatatgtgacaagccaacatgcggccaagaaggatttcctacaccacggtatattacaaaaaacatataatgttattgaaattaagttaaaataaaaaaatatactaacaatcttataatgcattttacagtgctatagcatatgttgaacttgatgacaatacaaagagcctatctgctgtcatgttcgcagatattgtcgaaaaaatattttcgtgtaatgctgcccaactaatgaactatactgcagaggtgtagtttttaaaaaattaaatagttttacatgactttcataagttgattttttaattaaataaattatgcacatcatgtctaatcatcttaaatgaaaatacatcactgtttgcaggaacaccgccgctttgtcgacactaccataatcaatttatcaaagaaaaaatggataatccagatatatgcggacccggctagaatgaaaagtgtaaaatacaaaaattacactattgtctctatcaaagaaaatgaagattgaaatccaccaatgactatcattagttttcttatctacaattttaagactaatgctatcttcaattatcaacaatttagagattgatttttaattttctttttatcttacccccatttaagtaatatttctttaaatattggaacatcaatttttagtttatttttggattaacttaagaacatatttaaatcattaagctttcttaaacactaatatattgcattcagtattcaataataatctcactttcaaataacataaaaaaaaacctagcataaaatttactatacgtgcctcgcacgtagttttttgctagtatatatataagtatatatatatatatatacatgagttagaaaaaattatgaaagtaaaatcaaaataagtattgaaattaacataaaataatataaggaaaaaattttaaaaaaatattaacattaatttttaaaaattatttaagtttatatttttttttaataatagggtGTATTTATCGTTTTATCTttgtctttatttttatttttattttcattttcattttcattttcatctttatttttttctttcataattaaaaagtaagtctaaatattaaaattttaattgagGATTTGGGGAATTTTTTCTCACCAAATTCAACgggaaataaaaattttattattgttgtgatGATTTCCACAATAGtaaagaattatttttgttttttttctatatatataaatataagtaATAAAGAACATAGTACCGAAAACAATAgcattcaaaataaattttttaatcacctCAATATGCGACTTGTATAAAtgaattaaacttttttttaatttgaaggggtatgaattttctattttatctgATATTTGTTTCCAGCTCCATCACGATGTTTTGATGGAAAGTATATCAtcctaacttaaaaaaaatgagagttCCATTCGGAACTATAATGTTgtatttgttataaatattaataattatgtggatgtccaaattttttatttattatcattaattgtaatcaacattcttttttcttagtttctctttttcttagtttcttaatatttgactcttgtatttgtataaataagagttcaccccattggaataaataaCTGAGAAATTCttattcactttctctttctctcttcatattcttcttcttttcttcatatcgattttatattattttataacacgttatcagcacgagtctcttcccaagcttcaagcatgagtctctgcccaagccccaatgtaagtattttgttaaagttcttaaattgtttcaaaatcacgatacactaaatatatatttatatatatatattcatctgactgaaacaatttcaagaatcttttgttttcctttttctttttatctatatatctatatattatatatgtatgtatatgtttttatatatttattattgatttcatatatatatatatattatgttcttatcatttataatatttacaatatatgtgtgcctatgatataatagagaaaatctatataaattatacatatatccagaagattatgtatcttcgataaaatattgcatatatcctaaagattatgcatcctcaataaaatattacatatatccTGAAAATTAtacaaacgtaatattcatcaTATAGTTGacggatatataatgaaatggATGAATACATATCCatgtatatgttcttgtattctttgaggacaatgaaaagtaatctaatatcgatatagattttgacaaatattttctgaagtaaatgttttatatttgtcaaaaaaatattatatttatgtgaataaaactaaagaatcattaaaaatgattattattgatgcaattttatagagGATTttgaatacaaaaaaaaaaggagaatgttaagaaaattgcattgaaacatcaaagtataagaataacaatgaacatgactaatgttatttaaatacatgagacatgtatttattgttcatcattctctgcagagaatgatacgaattgaattcaactaCTTTTCAAGATtgttcgtattagtcatgttattattagGGTTGTACAAAAAAATTCGTAAACCGCCAAAACCGAATAACCTTCCCAAACCAAACCGAAAAACccaataaaaattacaaaccgaaataacgaaaaattacaaactgtCCAATCtattaattgggcgggttgaaaataggcctcacccgcccaattaaaccgaccaacccgaccaacccgattttggattttaattttttttttttaaattttttagtttttattatatataacataaatgattaaatatataataatataaagttatatacttaattgttAGTTTTAAGGTCATATATATTGTGTTGTACTTTAAtggaatgtgatatttttaatttttattgattttgactttgaaactaaaaaaaaaagtttggccggtttgggcgggttaacccgaccaaaccgttGGTCAGtttacagattttttttttttaaattgggcggTTTGctcttaaattttagcaacctgaactttagattgggttagaaaatatataggataaaccgcccaaaccgatcGATGTACAACTCtagttattatacattgttattacttgcaatgttgaaaattattgcatgtgacatatattaaagatcaaattttacatacatcttgaagattatgcaaaaactgtattcatatattctttaaaatatcgtaaaagaaattactgaataatttcttatattttaatggatgaacaagtaataaatttttaagaaatttataataatgttctacttgtttaACGTCATTCCCTGAAGTGAATGCAATATtgtttactactcaaatattttcagaagaaagtggaaacaaccaaaagatgagataccacacacaatcaaagtgcatgaaatctatatatcatgtgtggaattgaataatagtagtcaCATACCTGTAGTacagacacacttataatcaagataaaagtatatttgattattgaatagaataTGAATTGTACAattttattgtacatttagaatatttaaatatcatttcctgaagagaatgaataaacatgaaattctatttcaaataatatagatttcacatatattggtaatgccagaagcacattaatatgtacatattttattatttcaaagaatatagatttcaaactattgttggtacaagaTATGTATAAGATATgttttgtaacgccctaatgctaaggcacgctacagtgcttattcaattattgtgcaatctttgctaatcaaagagatttctcgaaaaacgtgtcaaattaaaacttttgctttaaatattaaactttgtaatataatataatatttacaaattctgggatcccgatttcaaactttgtaaaatttactgttcaaactttacatttcaaaatacataatttccaggtcgcacagtgactttcaaaatacaactcccagatgtcccgagaccgaacactccaggtcgcgctgcttgacatgtacaatctcacccgagctcaggttcattcttgttcagccttcgcctttcctttacctacacaaggaagcagaaactgtgagtcaacagactcagtaagaaatgcatataacataccatataatttccgacctgtaaataggcgcccatacacctatttacagagcttaacagatgagtatgaacgttcaataccagggtacaaccactataccacatacacatcgtacctcactgtacgagtgttggtagggtttaccccgaacactAAGTaatactgagtgatgtaccacacaccttagcattttcccgtgcccgtgttggtatcactgtatcgtactcaca from Cannabis sativa cultivar Pink pepper isolate KNU-18-1 chromosome 2, ASM2916894v1, whole genome shotgun sequence encodes:
- the LOC133034038 gene encoding uncharacterized protein LOC133034038; translated protein: MATIYTTIKDITPTTESWKIEMRVLEKFGKRTSKSLPLKYQKLMLADKKGNDVEAVIFGTEIDARENTLEVFHTYYISNAYVKATAPPFDKKRDYKYSWTLNSRTEIEEIQTEDNQISAPNYDFIPFSDLHTPKEFSKPIGIYNLIFIYMYSSLTNYLIFQFIRYFGYCSQNEPTKRSQHSLWTTYNSRDIFN